In one Kitasatospora cineracea genomic region, the following are encoded:
- a CDS encoding IS110 family transposase, with protein sequence MGERSARAWAGVDAGKGHHWAAVVDEAGTTLWSKKIVNDETAILTALGEILELAEQVHWAVDISGTASALLLALLAAHGQQAVYVPGRTVNRMAGAYRGEAKTDARDAYVIAETSRQRWDFAAIEVPAQLAADLALLTAHRSDLVADRVRMINRLRDVLTGIFPALERAFDYSAHKGALVLLTGYQTPAALRRRGRARLTAWLANRSVRGADAVAATALEAAEAQRTVLPGEDVAAAIVADLAAQILALDDRLKRIDKQIRDTFRAHPQAEIIESLPGIGPVLGAELVVAAGDLAAYADAGHLASAAGLVPVPRDSGRRTGNMHRPKRYSRRLRRVFYMSAQTSIMRDGPNRDFYLKKRAEGCKHVQAIIALARRRVSVLWALLRDNRIFTPVLDAQAA encoded by the coding sequence GTGGGAGAGCGAAGTGCCCGTGCTTGGGCGGGTGTTGACGCCGGCAAGGGCCATCACTGGGCGGCCGTGGTCGACGAGGCCGGCACAACGCTGTGGTCGAAGAAGATCGTCAACGACGAGACGGCGATCCTGACCGCGCTCGGCGAAATCCTGGAGCTGGCCGAGCAGGTCCACTGGGCGGTGGACATCTCCGGCACCGCCTCGGCACTGCTGCTGGCCCTGCTCGCCGCCCACGGCCAGCAGGCCGTCTACGTGCCCGGACGCACCGTCAACCGCATGGCCGGCGCCTACCGGGGCGAGGCGAAGACCGACGCCCGCGACGCCTACGTCATCGCCGAAACCTCCCGTCAGCGATGGGACTTCGCCGCGATCGAGGTGCCCGCCCAGCTCGCGGCGGACCTCGCACTGCTGACTGCGCACCGATCGGACCTGGTCGCCGACCGCGTGCGGATGATCAACCGGCTCCGCGACGTGCTCACCGGCATCTTCCCCGCCCTGGAACGGGCCTTCGACTACTCCGCGCACAAGGGCGCCCTGGTCCTGCTGACCGGCTACCAGACCCCGGCCGCTCTGCGCCGCCGGGGCCGGGCCCGGCTGACGGCCTGGCTCGCCAACCGGAGCGTGCGCGGCGCCGACGCGGTCGCCGCGACCGCTTTGGAGGCCGCCGAGGCCCAGCGCACCGTGCTGCCCGGCGAGGACGTCGCCGCCGCGATCGTGGCCGACCTCGCCGCGCAGATCCTGGCGCTGGACGACCGGTTGAAGCGGATCGACAAGCAGATCCGCGACACCTTCCGTGCCCACCCGCAGGCCGAGATCATCGAGTCCCTGCCCGGCATCGGGCCGGTACTCGGCGCCGAGCTCGTCGTCGCCGCCGGGGACCTGGCCGCCTACGCGGACGCCGGCCACCTCGCCTCGGCGGCCGGGCTGGTGCCCGTCCCCCGCGATTCCGGTCGCCGCACCGGCAACATGCACCGGCCGAAACGCTACAGTCGCCGCCTGCGACGGGTGTTCTACATGTCCGCGCAGACCAGCATCATGCGGGACGGGCCGAACCGGGACTTCTACCTCAAGAAGCGCGCCGAGGGCTGCAAGCACGTCCAGGCGATCATCGCCCTCGCCCGCCGCCGGGTCAGCGTCCTGTGGGCGCTCCTGCGCGACAATCGGATCTTCACCCCCGTTCTGGACGCGCAGGCAGCTTGA
- a CDS encoding ankyrin repeat domain-containing protein — translation MTANDRRLLTAAHTGDLDAARAALAEGANVEARDPDGRTALLLAALADRVPVAELLVAAGADPDAQDAREDSPWLVTGVTGSVPMMRALLPAGPDFGLTNRFGGVSLIPAAERGHAGYVRAVLAETDIDVDHVNRLGWTALLEAVILGDGGRAHAEVVRLLLAAGASPRLADAEGVTPLRHAERRGFDVLAALLREAEARTGHESGGPR, via the coding sequence ATGACCGCCAACGACCGACGCCTGCTCACCGCCGCGCACACCGGCGACCTCGACGCCGCCCGGGCCGCCCTGGCGGAGGGCGCCAACGTGGAGGCCCGCGATCCGGACGGGCGGACGGCGCTGCTGCTGGCCGCGCTCGCCGACCGGGTGCCCGTCGCCGAACTCCTGGTCGCCGCCGGGGCGGACCCGGACGCGCAGGACGCGCGGGAGGACAGCCCCTGGCTGGTCACCGGCGTCACCGGCAGCGTGCCGATGATGCGCGCCCTGCTCCCCGCCGGGCCGGACTTCGGGCTGACCAACCGGTTCGGCGGGGTGAGCCTGATCCCCGCCGCCGAACGCGGCCACGCCGGCTACGTGCGGGCCGTGCTCGCGGAGACCGACATCGACGTCGACCACGTCAACCGGCTGGGTTGGACGGCCCTGCTGGAGGCCGTGATCCTCGGCGACGGCGGCCGCGCGCACGCCGAGGTCGTCCGGCTGCTGCTCGCCGCGGGCGCCTCCCCGCGGCTCGCCGACGCCGAGGGCGTGACCCCGCTGCGGCACGCCGAACGGCGCGGCTTCGACGTCCTCGCCGCCCTGCTCCGCGAGGCCGAGGCCCGGACGGGACACGAGAGCGGAGGCCCCCGGTGA
- a CDS encoding YncE family protein: MTARRRCTGPLLLAAAPVLAVLLAGCAAPDGDGAAGAPAAPRPTAAAPAGAPAPEAAAEPTPAGTLLVADFGADTATFVDPARGAIGSVRVGTAPYAVAVGPDGHAWVSTAEGVAEVDTRARNLVRSIPYRTQTGPAGTGEYRGGGMGLALSPDGTRLYVGVNVPGGNGVLEVVDTAKGEVTGVAPVGRRPFDVDVSRDGREVYATGHDSFDVTVVAADGLATRRIQVAPYGTKGGLGSWLKPHYTAVRPSDGKLLLPFEGERLAVVDPATGRVEIEPMTADTHQHGVTIAPDGRLLVVGSGPITGDDRGPSLTVRNPDGTERVYPLGTPHENVALSADGRTAYVTGGFTRDGYWDGITLVDLDTGTTHRLEAGHRPLGVAVL; the protein is encoded by the coding sequence GTGACCGCCCGCCGCAGGTGCACCGGCCCGCTGCTGCTGGCGGCCGCACCGGTGCTGGCCGTGCTGCTGGCCGGCTGCGCCGCCCCGGACGGCGACGGTGCGGCCGGAGCCCCGGCCGCACCCCGCCCGACGGCGGCCGCCCCGGCCGGGGCACCGGCCCCGGAGGCCGCCGCGGAACCCACCCCGGCCGGGACGCTGCTGGTGGCCGACTTCGGGGCCGACACCGCGACGTTCGTCGACCCGGCGCGCGGTGCGATCGGCTCGGTGCGGGTCGGCACGGCGCCGTACGCGGTGGCGGTCGGGCCGGACGGGCACGCCTGGGTGAGCACCGCGGAGGGCGTCGCCGAGGTCGACACCCGGGCGCGCAACCTGGTCCGGAGCATCCCGTACCGGACGCAGACCGGGCCGGCGGGCACCGGCGAGTACCGGGGCGGCGGCATGGGCCTGGCCCTGTCGCCCGACGGCACCCGGCTGTACGTCGGCGTGAACGTACCGGGGGGCAACGGCGTGCTGGAGGTCGTCGACACCGCGAAGGGCGAGGTCACCGGGGTGGCCCCGGTCGGCCGGCGGCCCTTCGACGTCGACGTCTCGCGGGACGGGCGGGAGGTCTACGCGACCGGCCACGACTCCTTCGACGTGACGGTGGTCGCGGCGGACGGCCTGGCCACCCGGCGGATCCAGGTCGCCCCCTACGGCACGAAGGGCGGCCTCGGCTCCTGGCTGAAGCCGCACTACACGGCGGTCCGGCCGAGCGACGGCAAGCTGCTGCTGCCCTTCGAGGGCGAGCGCCTCGCCGTGGTCGACCCGGCCACCGGCCGGGTCGAGATCGAACCGATGACCGCCGACACCCACCAGCACGGCGTCACAATCGCCCCGGACGGACGGCTGCTGGTGGTCGGCTCCGGCCCGATCACCGGCGACGACCGGGGCCCCAGCCTGACGGTCCGCAACCCCGACGGCACCGAACGGGTCTACCCGCTCGGCACCCCGCACGAGAACGTGGCCCTCTCCGCGGACGGGCGGACGGCCTACGTCACCGGCGGCTTCACCCGGGACGGCTACTGGGACGGCATCACCCTGGTCGACCTCGACACCGGCACCACCCACCGCCTGGAGGCCGGCCACCGCCCCCTGGGGGTGGCGGTGCTCTGA
- a CDS encoding 1-aminocyclopropane-1-carboxylate deaminase/D-cysteine desulfhydrase, with protein sequence MLPAAALPTPLTPVDDPEFAAAGAELWLKRDDLAHPSVPGNKWRKLAPNLERAVADGARGLLTYGGAYSTHVRAVAAAARGLGLASTGVIRGAELAGQPRNWSLARAERDGMVLEFVERSAYRALAGGGQERRAGYYVLPEGGSNGLAVRGAAVTAAELAGALPDFGPRDVVCCPVGTGGTLAGIAAGLPAGPRALGVAVLRGEGYLEAEVTALHRAGYGREFPNWQLVHGWHGGGYGRVPPELERFASWFGTAYGVPVERRYVAKALWAVYGLLRAGELRGCRVTVVVTGLPDPVG encoded by the coding sequence ATGCTTCCTGCCGCCGCGCTGCCCACGCCGTTGACGCCGGTCGACGACCCGGAGTTCGCCGCTGCGGGCGCGGAACTGTGGCTGAAGCGGGACGACCTGGCGCACCCGAGCGTGCCCGGCAACAAGTGGCGCAAGCTCGCGCCGAACCTGGAGCGGGCGGTGGCGGACGGCGCCCGGGGGCTGCTCACCTACGGAGGGGCGTACTCCACGCACGTGCGGGCGGTGGCGGCCGCCGCCCGGGGGCTCGGGCTGGCCAGCACCGGCGTGATCCGCGGGGCGGAACTCGCCGGGCAGCCGCGCAACTGGTCGCTGGCCCGGGCCGAACGGGACGGAATGGTGCTGGAGTTCGTCGAGCGCTCCGCCTACCGGGCGCTGGCGGGCGGCGGGCAGGAGCGGCGGGCCGGGTACTACGTGCTGCCGGAGGGCGGTTCCAACGGCCTGGCGGTGCGCGGTGCCGCGGTGACCGCGGCGGAACTCGCCGGTGCCCTCCCGGACTTCGGCCCCCGGGACGTGGTGTGCTGCCCGGTCGGCACCGGCGGCACCCTGGCCGGGATCGCGGCGGGGCTGCCGGCCGGCCCGCGGGCGCTCGGAGTGGCGGTGCTCCGCGGCGAGGGCTACCTGGAGGCCGAGGTGACGGCCCTGCACCGGGCCGGCTACGGCCGGGAGTTCCCCAACTGGCAGCTGGTGCACGGCTGGCACGGCGGCGGCTACGGCCGGGTGCCACCGGAGCTGGAACGATTCGCCTCGTGGTTCGGGACCGCGTACGGAGTGCCGGTGGAGCGCCGGTACGTGGCGAAAGCGCTGTGGGCGGTGTACGGCCTGCTGCGGGCGGGCGAGTTGCGGGGGTGCCGGGTGACGGTGGTGGTGACGGGGCTGCCCGACCCGGTGGGCTGA
- a CDS encoding LCP family protein, whose translation MTDAKQKAAPNRSRGRRIARGLGATAAALVVAAAGTGAWYYQRLDHNITTFAPEGIASSRPPVATPAPTGGRPVNILLLGSDTRDDGNSSLGGGDEGVGHSDTAILLHVYADHKHAVGVSIPRDTLVTIPPCLLPSGKWSQSRTNQMFNSAFTIGEFKAGNPACTQNTVEALTGLRVDHTLVVDFKGFAAITSAVGGVDVCVPNDVDSYGIHLTKGRQTVSGQQAVDYVRARHGLGDSSDIGRMLRQQAFMSSLIKKVQGRGFDLTTLLPLADAATRSLTVDPELGSPYKLAEFAQSLQDIQLSDIQFVTLPWRFQGARVAVVEPDASILWNLLRQDRTLDGHPTGDAGASANPAASTSPGAGAGLEPGPGASPSATATATATASASATASATADPGGAATLDVPVTVHNAAKTAGLAGRTALALRGNGYTDITIGANTPARRTTLIEYAPAQRAAAEHLAQLYPGAELRSTATDSIVLTLGQDRADTPGLPDGTAQDDTAGLGGASPSALPSAIPSGITDNTRPADADLCSDLNFG comes from the coding sequence ATGACCGACGCCAAGCAGAAGGCCGCCCCGAACCGCTCCCGCGGCCGCCGAATAGCCCGGGGCCTGGGAGCCACCGCCGCCGCACTCGTCGTCGCCGCAGCCGGCACCGGAGCCTGGTACTACCAGCGGCTCGACCACAACATCACGACCTTCGCACCCGAGGGCATCGCCTCCAGCCGCCCCCCGGTCGCCACTCCCGCGCCCACCGGCGGACGCCCCGTCAACATCCTGCTGCTCGGCTCCGACACCCGCGACGACGGCAACAGCTCGCTGGGCGGCGGCGACGAGGGCGTGGGCCACTCCGACACCGCGATCCTGCTGCACGTCTACGCCGATCACAAGCACGCCGTCGGTGTGTCGATACCCCGCGACACCCTGGTCACCATCCCGCCCTGCCTGCTGCCCAGCGGCAAGTGGAGCCAGAGCCGGACCAACCAGATGTTCAACTCCGCCTTCACCATCGGCGAGTTCAAGGCCGGCAACCCGGCCTGCACGCAGAACACCGTCGAGGCGCTGACCGGCCTGCGGGTCGACCACACCCTGGTGGTCGACTTCAAGGGCTTCGCCGCCATCACCAGCGCCGTCGGCGGCGTCGACGTCTGCGTCCCCAACGACGTGGACTCGTACGGGATCCACCTCACCAAGGGCCGGCAGACCGTCTCCGGGCAGCAGGCCGTGGACTACGTCCGGGCGCGGCACGGCCTCGGCGACAGCTCCGACATCGGCCGGATGCTCCGCCAGCAGGCCTTCATGTCCTCGCTGATCAAGAAGGTGCAGGGCAGGGGCTTCGACCTGACCACCCTGCTGCCGCTGGCCGACGCCGCCACCAGGTCGCTCACCGTCGACCCCGAACTCGGCTCCCCCTACAAGCTCGCCGAGTTCGCCCAGTCCCTCCAGGACATCCAGCTCTCCGACATCCAGTTCGTCACCCTCCCCTGGCGCTTCCAGGGCGCCCGGGTCGCCGTGGTCGAACCCGACGCGAGCATCCTGTGGAACCTGCTGCGCCAGGACCGCACCCTCGACGGCCACCCCACCGGCGACGCGGGCGCGAGCGCGAACCCGGCGGCGAGCACGAGTCCGGGGGCGGGCGCGGGCCTCGAACCGGGCCCCGGAGCCTCGCCCTCCGCGACGGCCACCGCCACTGCGACCGCGAGCGCGAGCGCGACCGCGAGCGCGACGGCCGATCCGGGCGGCGCGGCGACGCTGGACGTGCCCGTCACCGTGCACAACGCCGCCAAGACGGCCGGGTTGGCCGGCCGCACCGCGCTCGCGCTGCGCGGCAACGGCTACACCGACATCACCATCGGCGCCAACACCCCGGCCCGCCGCACCACCCTGATCGAGTACGCCCCCGCCCAGCGCGCCGCCGCCGAGCACCTCGCCCAGCTCTACCCCGGCGCCGAACTCCGCAGCACCGCCACCGACAGCATCGTGCTCACCCTCGGCCAGGACCGCGCCGACACCCCCGGCCTGCCCGACGGCACCGCCCAGGACGACACCGCGGGCCTCGGCGGCGCCTCCCCCAGCGCCCTGCCCTCCGCCATCCCGTCCGGCATCACCGACAACACCCGCCCCGCCGACGCCGACCTCTGCAGCGACCTCAACTTCGGCTGA
- a CDS encoding MarR family winged helix-turn-helix transcriptional regulator, translating into MEQREEQAMTQERVPTADPITLEVVDLMARLVGLFHREYEEAAAARSLTGAQAKVLALLRRGPMPMRHIAQTLSCEPSNITGIVDRLEGRGFVTRESDPQDRRVKLVVATDSGRAASAELRESLNFAREPLAALEGDERAQLRDLLRRMLDSTGTPPAPEQGR; encoded by the coding sequence ATGGAACAGCGGGAGGAGCAGGCCATGACGCAGGAGCGGGTGCCGACCGCCGACCCGATCACGCTGGAGGTCGTCGACCTGATGGCGCGCCTGGTCGGCCTCTTCCACCGCGAGTACGAGGAGGCCGCGGCCGCCCGCTCGCTCACCGGCGCCCAGGCCAAGGTGCTGGCCCTGCTCCGGCGCGGGCCGATGCCGATGCGGCACATCGCCCAGACCCTCTCCTGCGAGCCGTCCAACATCACCGGCATCGTCGACCGGCTGGAGGGGCGCGGCTTCGTCACCCGGGAGTCCGACCCGCAGGACCGCCGGGTCAAGCTGGTGGTCGCCACCGACTCCGGCCGCGCCGCCTCCGCCGAACTGCGCGAGTCGCTGAACTTCGCCCGCGAACCGCTGGCCGCCCTCGAAGGCGACGAACGCGCCCAACTGCGCGACCTGCTGCGGCGGATGCTCGACTCCACCGGCACTCCCCCGGCCCCCGAACAGGGCCGCTGA
- a CDS encoding NADP-dependent oxidoreductase: MAEQHALPATGREWHLAARPQGWPVPADFALVEAPVRQPGPGEITVRNAYLSVDPYMRGRMNDVKSYVPPYALGAPMDGGAVGYVVASAAEGFAVGDAVLHGLGWREYATLDAAHAVKVDPELAPLSAYLGVLGMPGLTAYAGLLEVASFKEGDTVFVSGAAGAVGSLVGQIARLKGAKRVIGSAGSAEKVATLVEEYGFDAAFDYKAGPVAEQLAAAAPEGIDVYFDNVGGEHLEAAIGALNVHGRVTLCGAIAQYNDTSAPAGPRNLALAIGKRLRLQGMIVGDHAALRGQFAAEVGGWLRSGELRSDETVVEGVENAADAFIGMLRGANTGKMVVAV, translated from the coding sequence ATGGCAGAGCAGCACGCCCTCCCCGCCACCGGCCGCGAGTGGCACCTGGCCGCGCGCCCGCAGGGCTGGCCCGTCCCCGCGGACTTCGCCCTGGTCGAGGCACCGGTCCGGCAGCCCGGCCCCGGCGAGATCACGGTGCGCAACGCCTACCTCTCGGTCGACCCGTACATGCGCGGCCGGATGAACGACGTGAAGTCCTACGTCCCGCCGTACGCGCTGGGCGCGCCGATGGACGGCGGGGCGGTCGGGTACGTGGTGGCCTCCGCCGCCGAGGGCTTCGCGGTCGGCGACGCCGTGCTGCACGGGCTGGGCTGGCGCGAGTACGCGACGCTGGACGCCGCGCACGCCGTCAAGGTCGACCCGGAGCTCGCCCCGCTCTCCGCCTACCTGGGCGTGCTGGGGATGCCCGGGCTGACCGCGTACGCCGGGCTGCTGGAGGTCGCCTCGTTCAAGGAGGGCGACACCGTCTTCGTCTCCGGCGCGGCCGGCGCGGTCGGCTCGCTGGTCGGGCAGATCGCCCGGCTCAAGGGCGCGAAGCGGGTCATCGGCTCGGCCGGCTCCGCCGAGAAGGTCGCCACCCTGGTCGAGGAGTACGGCTTCGACGCCGCGTTCGACTACAAGGCCGGCCCGGTCGCCGAGCAGCTCGCCGCGGCCGCCCCCGAGGGCATCGACGTGTACTTCGACAACGTCGGCGGCGAGCACCTGGAGGCCGCGATCGGCGCGCTCAACGTGCACGGCCGGGTCACCCTGTGCGGCGCCATCGCCCAGTACAACGACACCTCCGCCCCGGCCGGCCCGCGCAACCTGGCGCTCGCCATCGGCAAGCGGCTGCGCCTGCAGGGCATGATCGTCGGCGACCACGCCGCGCTGCGCGGGCAGTTCGCCGCCGAGGTCGGCGGCTGGCTGCGCAGCGGCGAGCTGCGCTCCGACGAGACCGTGGTCGAGGGCGTGGAGAACGCCGCCGACGCCTTCATCGGCATGCTGCGCGGCGCCAACACCGGGAAGATGGTGGTCGCGGTCTGA
- a CDS encoding DUF3145 domain-containing protein — MTTRGVLYIHSAPRALCPHVEWAVAGVLGVRINLDWIRQPAAPGHWRSELSWQGEPGAASKLASALRGWQLLRYEVTSEPCATAEGERYSSTPALGIFHAVTGIHGDILIPEDRLRAVLLRARNEGGDLESEIAKLLGKPWDDELEPFRYAGEGAPVRWLHQVV; from the coding sequence GTGACGACACGTGGTGTGCTCTACATCCACTCCGCGCCCCGCGCGCTGTGCCCGCACGTCGAGTGGGCGGTCGCGGGGGTGCTCGGGGTGCGGATCAACCTCGACTGGATCAGGCAGCCCGCCGCGCCCGGGCACTGGCGGTCCGAACTCTCCTGGCAGGGGGAGCCCGGCGCCGCCTCCAAGCTCGCCTCCGCGCTGCGCGGCTGGCAGCTGCTGCGGTACGAGGTGACCAGCGAGCCCTGCGCCACGGCGGAGGGCGAGCGGTACTCCTCCACGCCCGCGCTCGGCATCTTCCACGCCGTCACCGGCATCCACGGCGACATCCTGATCCCGGAGGACCGGCTGCGCGCCGTGCTGCTGCGGGCCCGCAACGAGGGCGGCGACCTGGAGTCGGAGATCGCCAAGCTGCTCGGCAAGCCCTGGGACGACGAGCTGGAGCCGTTCCGGTACGCGGGCGAGGGCGCGCCGGTGCGCTGGCTGCACCAGGTGGTGTGA
- the fabF gene encoding beta-ketoacyl-ACP synthase II: MTAENRTVVVTGIGAFTPLGGDAATFWEGLLSGKSGVRALTEDWAADLPVRIAARVAVEPGEILPRPLARKLDRSAQFALIAAREAWKDAGYRAPATDDSNELAPERLGAVIASGIGGVTTLLDQYDVLKEQGVRKVSPHTVPMLMPNSPAANVGLEVGARAGVHTPVSACASGAEAIGYAIEMIRTGRADVVVAGGTEAAVHPLPIVAFSNMMAMSKNNEDPQHASRPYDKARDGFVLGEGAGVIVLESAEHAAARGARVYCEAIGQGLSSDAHHIAQPEPTGAGVARAIDDLFARNELDKSEVVHVNAHATSTPQGDTAEIKALRRTLGEHLDHVAISATKSMTGHLLGGAGGIETVATVLALYNRIAPPTVNVVDLDDDIDADIVRDEARKLPVEGRIAALNNSFGFGGHNVVLAFRTV, from the coding sequence GTGACTGCTGAAAACCGCACCGTGGTCGTCACGGGTATCGGCGCCTTCACGCCGCTGGGCGGCGACGCCGCCACTTTCTGGGAGGGCCTGCTGTCCGGCAAGTCCGGCGTGCGTGCCCTCACCGAGGACTGGGCGGCCGACCTGCCGGTCCGGATCGCCGCCCGGGTGGCCGTCGAGCCCGGCGAGATCCTGCCCCGCCCGCTGGCCCGCAAGCTGGACCGCTCGGCCCAGTTCGCGCTGATCGCCGCCCGCGAGGCCTGGAAGGACGCCGGCTACCGGGCGCCCGCCACCGACGACTCCAACGAGCTGGCCCCCGAGCGCCTGGGCGCGGTCATCGCCTCCGGCATCGGCGGCGTCACCACCCTGCTCGACCAGTACGATGTGCTCAAGGAGCAGGGCGTCCGCAAGGTCTCCCCGCACACCGTCCCGATGCTGATGCCCAACTCCCCGGCGGCCAACGTCGGCCTGGAGGTCGGCGCCCGCGCGGGCGTGCACACCCCCGTCTCCGCCTGCGCCTCCGGCGCCGAGGCGATCGGCTACGCGATCGAGATGATCCGCACCGGCCGCGCCGACGTGGTCGTGGCCGGCGGCACCGAGGCCGCGGTCCACCCGCTGCCGATCGTCGCCTTCTCCAACATGATGGCGATGTCCAAGAACAACGAGGACCCGCAGCACGCCTCCCGCCCGTACGACAAGGCCCGCGACGGCTTCGTGCTCGGCGAGGGCGCGGGCGTGATCGTGCTGGAGTCCGCCGAGCACGCGGCCGCCCGCGGCGCCCGGGTCTACTGCGAGGCCATCGGCCAGGGCCTGTCCTCGGACGCCCACCACATCGCCCAGCCCGAGCCGACCGGTGCCGGCGTGGCCCGCGCCATCGACGACCTGTTCGCCCGCAACGAGCTGGACAAGTCGGAGGTCGTGCACGTCAACGCGCACGCCACCTCGACCCCGCAGGGCGACACCGCCGAGATCAAGGCGCTGCGCCGCACCCTGGGCGAGCACCTCGACCACGTGGCGATCTCCGCCACCAAGTCGATGACCGGCCACCTGCTGGGCGGCGCCGGCGGCATCGAGACCGTCGCCACCGTGCTGGCCCTGTACAACCGGATCGCCCCGCCCACGGTCAACGTGGTCGACCTGGACGACGACATCGACGCCGACATCGTCCGCGACGAGGCCCGCAAGCTGCCGGTCGAGGGTCGGATCGCCGCCCTCAACAACTCCTTCGGCTTCGGCGGCCACAACGTGGTGCTGGCCTTCCGCACCGTCTGA
- a CDS encoding acyl carrier protein → MATREEVLEGLAEIVNEIAGIPTEDVALDKSFTDDLDVDSLSMVEVVVAAEERFGAKIPDDEVKNLKTVGDAVDFIVANV, encoded by the coding sequence ATGGCTACCCGCGAAGAGGTTCTCGAAGGTCTCGCCGAGATCGTGAACGAGATCGCCGGCATCCCCACCGAGGACGTCGCGCTCGACAAGTCCTTCACCGATGACCTGGACGTCGACTCGCTGTCCATGGTCGAGGTCGTCGTCGCCGCCGAGGAGCGCTTCGGCGCGAAGATCCCGGACGACGAGGTCAAGAACCTCAAGACCGTGGGCGACGCGGTGGACTTCATCGTCGCCAACGTCTGA